One region of Brachyhypopomus gauderio isolate BG-103 chromosome 9, BGAUD_0.2, whole genome shotgun sequence genomic DNA includes:
- the LOC143523406 gene encoding uncharacterized protein LOC143523406, which translates to MPGYTTRPKKGKKPSKRRHASAPAQHRAATVTPELMEQDPLCSIMLLRSREAKTVEMAEYFRQTAVRMWKERHPCPTRDLSPLRVGSLELCSTEKTPESEFEGEESEGEEEEEDQAPSVCSASTVDYGEEEDYPPSVCYAPMVDYGGGEGNEEDYPPSECSAPAVGYGEEEEEEDYDYPPSECSAPAVVYGEEEEEEDDEYPPSDCSAPAVGYDEEVEELESEEEGSPPPSECSAGTVKGRWTPETVPSSDRSGGERMDCSRGGSPEQSMEWDQGEEEEEMETAGDLPGGPLGASTGRAAPGRFADRAAPGRFADRAAPGPSAGRAAPGTSAGRAAPGTSAGRAAPSGGSAAKTGGGPSAAAPAAPDLSPLIALLLARSLAPVSCLCMPVFVSLPICVPNPFFPFVPLCVSVPVCVC; encoded by the coding sequence atgccaggctacaccacccggccaaagaagggcaagaagcccagcaagcgccgCCATGCCTCTGCTCCTGCCCAACACCGCGCGGCCACCGTAACTCCcgaactgatggagcaggacccgttatGCAGCATCATGCTGCTTCGGTCTCGGGAGGCCAAGACGGTGGAAATGGCGGAGTATTTCCGCCAGACCGCGGTGCGGATGTGGAAGGAGCGACACCCCTGTCccaccagagacctctcgcccctgagggtaggctccctcgaactctgctccacagagaagactcctgagagcgagttcgagggggaggaatcggagggcgaggaggaagaggaagatcaggctccctcggtttgttccgcctccaccgtggactacggtgaggaggaggactaccctccatccgtTTGCTACGCCCCCATGGTGGActatggtgggggagaggggaacgaggaggactaccctccatccgagtgctccgcacctgccgtgggctacggtgaggaggaagaggaggaagactacgattaccctccgtccgagtgctccgcacctgccgtggtctacggggaggaagaggaggaggaagacgacgaataccctccgtcagacTGCTCCGCACCAGCCGTGGGCTACgacgaggaggtggaggagttagagtcggaggaggaaggcagtccgcctccctctgagtgttccgctgggactgtaaaggggaggtggacaccagagacggtcccatcctccgatcgttccggaggagagaggatggactgctcccggggtggcagcccggagcagtccatggagtgggaccaaggagaagaggaggaggagatggagaccgcaggggatctcccaggcggtccgctcggggcgtctaccggtcgcgcagcacccggcaggTTCGCCGatcgcgcagcacccggcaggTTCGCCGATCGCGCAGCACCCGGcccgtccgccggtcgcgcagcacccggcacgtccgccggtcgcgcagcacccggcacgtccgccggtcgcgctgcacccagcggagggtccgcagcaaagaccggaggaggaccgtccgctgcagcaccggcagctcccgatctctctccccttatcgctctactcctggcgcgtagtctggcgcctgtttcatgtttgtgtatgccagtgttcgtaagtcttcccatttgtgtgcctaacccgtttttccctttcgttccactatgtgtaagtgtacctgtgtgtgtgtgttag